In the genome of Paracoccus tegillarcae, one region contains:
- a CDS encoding DUF3237 domain-containing protein: protein MTTPGPLPKPGLELACRLSVKLASPLEKGAAPGGQWRIIPIIGGTVDGPKLRGTVLNLGADWQTVWDSHAELDTRYAMETHDGALIDVRNFGYRHGPPEVLARIAAGNAVDPSEYYMRTQARLQSGDPRYQWVNRTIFIGTGHRLADAVQLALYAVT, encoded by the coding sequence ATGACGACGCCTGGCCCGTTGCCGAAACCCGGCCTTGAGCTTGCCTGCAGGCTGAGCGTGAAACTGGCGTCGCCGCTGGAAAAGGGTGCCGCGCCGGGCGGGCAATGGCGGATCATCCCGATCATCGGTGGCACGGTCGATGGCCCTAAACTGCGAGGCACGGTTCTGAACCTCGGGGCCGACTGGCAGACCGTTTGGGACAGCCATGCCGAACTGGACACGCGCTATGCGATGGAAACCCATGACGGGGCGCTGATCGACGTGCGGAATTTCGGCTATCGCCACGGCCCACCCGAGGTGCTTGCCCGGATTGCGGCAGGCAACGCGGTCGATCCGTCCGAATACTACATGCGGACGCAGGCCCGCCTGCAGAGCGGCGATCCGCGCTATCAGTGGGTCAATCGCACCATTTTCATCGGAACAGGTCAC